A window from Malassezia restricta chromosome I, complete sequence encodes these proteins:
- a CDS encoding exocyst complex component 4 has protein sequence MKRITGGKKQRPVIRHENPNLGAGAGVAYGTIVVPGHNSFPAPAPDSTPDAPPIPDQPMQPDASSAQAPPLSRVRPPRLSRVMKMPDVDPYASMAGSVSTPPSTLDAAVPDSTPTPPVAPSPAAHVPNVAVSTVPPPSTLPPLVREAPLPSQPPPIQSRAPERQEASSQPPVAESLRLGSLTQEREIAEARRKQKLRLLRSAERERHLSHAPRVMHPQPSRPVEAYVDARDAPHFQGLHAVLRKIKTEWGFLLDTDFNPVRLSMALLPHGPLRGSMSDFSSLAGLIETSLQSTVGDHFHSFASAIHVNHGMISSLSASQDGVSAARQQLQSARDALGTRRADLVQMWQRLQSVKEAMRILALLEQLRDVPDELESLMTEKRFLEATHLLMRSLRLIQREDLAELGATADLRAYLRAQEHSLLDILIDEVQSHLYLKSYWCDVRWQSYMPGQDTLPDMVLGAHSSDARPWTTLPQFLDALHSRVAKDDAASPHAMRSRASEEDSFLYLEMLLESLAQLGKMGYALDTIAQMLPTELHQLVDTTIDQVEARYAAQNTSTSVRLETVLFAPHATHSVLDEGRTHRTFSLRGLPDARTSANAEIAALQRDAEILRDLFWTLCSKLEAVLAAHRAVQEVARALLVRTSHDDAGAADRANADMGIAALSGVWGAVEYEIRMLLLDYLAEDSERSTVSQHVPSLDAVLRMTRFERERNVLFRLTPAHRMPSVAASADRVDEALDVYVPGLMGKETGLPFVMEPRAHADEYLGAGHRRIVKPLSFTASVLLPPTLQLVVRAEQIWPVDADHGADLGAFLRDFVRGRFLPLLGQQVRTLVQNASSAPDAFHAEPAARIGVARAVVRSSVQLVALMDSLYSMQQAAPFDQAGFTNMIILAFLVYYEACNARFKRLVSEDGDSPDGPYMLAAVWTQRPELYACLATAMDAPPSSTRAADAYRAEARTEMRLAEGQAPRRADLLTSRKRHMSLGTLHHSLDWLGTHMAPFHAPDSGAEPLPVSPEAQKLWQDVPSMYAVLAKCVLMTLRVELRLKTLYYLREAIRGTYICDALSMEPDVHVVELTTELSACHEVYRETMLPQHHAYVFGGLDVLMDTLMTEAVLHVRAINRFGVTKMLRNLLSVQQNLKNIVDEPRRIHLDRSRRLWELLAHEPESWLPDAPATYSAAEYLAVVRLSLGWGVDHAPIPLAGTTQQGVSDERFRACVHTLDAALKRAAAAT, from the coding sequence ATGAAGCGGATCACTGGCGGCAAGAAGCAGCGGCCGGTTATCCGCCATGAGAACCCGAATCTCGGTGCGGGTGCAGGTGTCGCATACGGCACCATTGTTGTGCCTGGGCACAACTCGTTCCCTGCGCCGGCACCGGATTCCACgcctgatgcgccgccgatACCCGACCAGCCCATGCAGCCTgacgcatcgtccgcaCAGGCGCCTCCCCTATCGCGCGTGCGACCTCCTCGTTTATCGCGCGTCATGAAAATGCCCGATGTCGATCCGTATGCTAGCATGGCCGGCAGTGTGTCGACGCCTCCCAGCACGCTGGATGCCGCCGTTCCCGACTCGACTCCGACGCCGCCTGTGGCACCAAGTCCCGCCGCACACGTACCCAATGTCGCTGTATCTACTGTACCACCGCCATCCACTTTACCaccgctcgtgcgcgaggcgccactGCCGAGCCAACCCCCACCTATTCAATCGCGCGCTCCTGAGCGACAAGAAGCATCATCACAACCACCCGTCGCCGAGTCTTTGCGTCTCGGCTCTCTGACGCAGGAGCGAGAGATTGCAGAAGCACGTCGTAAGCAAAAGCTGCGTCTCCTACGAAGCGCTGAGCGTGAGCGGCACCTatcgcacgcaccgcgcgtGATGCATCCGCAGCCAAGTCGGCCGGTAGAAGCCTACGTCGATGCGAGGGATGCACCCCATTTCCAGGGACTTCatgctgtgctgcgcaaAATCAAGACGGAATGGGGCTTTCTGCTCGATACGGACTTTAATCCTGTGCGTCTGTCGATGGCGCTCCTACCCCACGGTCCGCTGCGGGGATCCATGTCGGACTTTTCGTCGCTCGCTGGCTTGATTGAGACGTCGCTGCAAAGCACTGTGGGAGATCATTTTCATTCGTTTGCGTCTGCGATCCATGTGAATCACGGCATGATTTCGTCCTTGTCGGCGTCCCAGGACGGCGTCTCTGCTGCGCGCCAACAACTGCAGTCGGCTCGGGAcgcgcttggcacgcgccgTGCTGACCTCGTGCAGATGtggcagcgcctgcagaGTGTCAAGGAGGCGATGCGCATcttggcgctgctggagcagctACGCGACGTGCCCGACGAACTCGAGTCGCTCATGACCGAAAAGCGGTTCCTCGAAGCGACGCACCTGctgatgcgctcgctgcgtcTCATCCAGCGCGAAGACTTGGCTGAGCTCGGTGCCACAGCTGATTTGCGCGCCTATTTGCGCGCCCAAGAGCATTCGCTCCTGGACATCCTCATCGACGAGGTGCAGAGCCACCTGTACCTCAAGAGCTACTGGTGCGATGTGCGCTGGCAGTCCTACATGCCTGGGCAAGATACGCTGCCTGATATGGTCCTCGGCGCACACAGCTCCGACGCACGGCCGTGGACGACGCTCCCGCAGTTTCTCGATGCCCTGCACTCGCGCGTAGCGAAAGACGACGCGGCGTCCCCCCATGCTATGCGATCTCGTGCCTCGGAAGAGGACAGCTTTCTGTACCTGGAAATGCTtctcgagtcgctggcgcagctgggcAAAATGGGCTATGCTCTCGATACGATCGCGCAAATGCTGCCGACTGAATTGCACCAATTGGTCGACACGACGATTGACCAAGTCGAGGCGCGATATGCCGCGCAGAacacgtcgacgagtgTGCGTCTTGAGACGGTCCTGTTTGCTCCGCacgcgacgcacagcgtGCTCGATGAGGGACGGACGCACCGTACCTTTTCTCTGCGTGGCCTGCCGGatgcgcgcacgtcggcgaaTGCGGAGAtcgccgcgctgcagcgtgaCGCTGAGATTCTCCGCGACCTCTTTTGGACGTTGTGCTCGAAGCTTGAGGCGGTGCTcgccgcgcatcgtgccgtCCAAGaagtcgctcgtgcctTGCTTGTGCGTACGAGCCATGACGATGCCGGTGCTGCCGATCGTGCGAACGCGGACATGggcatcgcggcgctgtcggGCGTATGGGGCGCGGTCGAGTACGAGATCCGTATGCTGCTCCTGGACTACCTGGCAGAGGACTCGGAGCGCTCGACCGTGTCTCAGCATGTGCCGTCGCTGGAcgcggtgctgcgcatgacgcgctttgagcgcgagcgcaatGTGCTCTTCCGGCTCACGCCCGCGCATCGGATGCCCTCCGTCGCGGCCTCGGCGGATcgtgtggacgaggccctCGATGTGTATGTGCCCGGTCTGATGGGCAAGGAAACCGGCCTGCCTTTTGTGATGGAGCCGCGCGCTCACGCAGACGAGTATCTCGGTGCGGGGCACCGCCGCATTGTCAAGCCGCTGTCGTTCACGGCCTCGGTGCTTTTGCCGCCGACCTTGCAGCTCGTtgtgcgtgccgagcagATATGGCCGGTGGATGCCGACCACGGAGCGGACTTGGGCGCCTTTTtgcgcgactttgtgcGGGGCCGATTCTtgccgctgctgggccaGCAGGTCCGCACGCTCGTTCAGAACGCGTCGAGTGCGCCGGACGCGTTCCATGCTGAGCCAGCCGCCCGGATCGGCGTTGCGCGCGCTGTTGTTCGCAGCAGTGTCCAGCTGGTGGCACTCATGGACAGTCTCTACTCGATGCAGCAGGCTGCGCCCTTTGATCAGGCCGGCTTCACCAACATGATCATACTGGCCTTTCTTGTGTACTACGAAGCATGCAATGCGCGTTTCAAGCGCCTCGTATCGGAGGACGGCGACTCGCCCGATGGACCGTACATGCTCGCGGCGGTATGGACGCAGCGGCCGGAACTGTACGCGTGTCTCGCTACGGCGATGGATGCGCCCCCGTCCAGCACACGTGCGGCCGACGCGTACCGAGCAGAGGCACGCACCGAGATGCGCCTCGCCGAGggccaggcgccgcgccgtgcggATTTGCTCACGTCGCGCAAGCGGCACATGTCTCTCGGGACGCTGCACCACAGTTTGGACTGGCTGGgcacgcacatggcgccCTTCCACGCACCGGACTCGGGTGCCGAGCCCCTGCCCGTGTCGCCCGAGGCGCAGAAGCTGTGGCAGGATGTGCCGTCGATGTATGCGGTCTTGGCCAAGTGTGTGCTTATGACGTTgcgcgtcgagctgcgtctCAAGACGCTGTACTATCTGCGCGAAGCCATCCGCGGGACGTACATATGCGATGCTCTGTCGATGGAGCCAGacgtgcacgtcgtcgagctgACTACCGAGCTGAGTGCGTGCCATGAAGTGTACCGAGAGACGATGCTGCCGCAGCACCATGCCTATGTGTTTGGCGGACTGGATGTGCTCATGGACACGCTCATGACCGAAGCGGTCctgcatgtgcgtgcgatcAACCGCTTTGGCGTCACGAAAATGCTGCGCAATCTGCTCAGTGTGCAGCAAAACCTCAAAAacatcgtcgacgagccgcggcgcatccacctCGATCGCAGCAGGCGTCTCTGGGAGCTCCTCGCCCACGAGCCAGAGTCATGGCTGCCCGACGCGCCTGCCACGTACTCGGCTGCCGAGTACCTCGCTGTGGTGCGCCTATCGCTCGGCTGGGGCGTCGACCACGCGCCCATCCCCCTCGCAGGCACCACGCAGCAAGGCGTGTCGGACGAGCGGTTCCGAGCCTGTGTCCATACCCttgacgcggcgctcaagCGGGCTGCTGCGGCTACATAG
- a CDS encoding succinyl-CoA synthetase alpha subunit — protein sequence MIGKASVNMFRGVQRAAGARSFSSTVLRRSYDDTVKNIYVKKDSPIICQGFTGKTATFHCEQTLAYGTNLVGGVSPKRAGQEHLGLPVFGTVKEAVDKTKPDASVIYVPPAGAADAIIEAVEAEVPLIVAITEGIPQKDEIRVANVLKQQSKSRLIGPNCPGVINPEGCKIGIMPAHIHMPGKIGIVSRSGTLTYEAVNQTTNVGLGQSLCVGIGGDPYPGSTTVDLVKMYLEDERTEGIVIIGEIGGSMEEDAAEYLEKYNLTRPNPKPVVAFIAGRTAPPGRRMGHAGAIISGGKGGADSKVNSLQKAGAVVADSPAKIGELMLQAMKQAGRA from the exons ATGATTGGGAAAGCCTCTGTGAACATGTTCCGTGGCGTCCAGCGCGCTG CTGGTGCCCGCTCGTTTTCGTCGACggtcctgcgccgcagctACGACGACACCGTGAAGAACATCTACGTGAAGAAGGACTCGCCTATCATCTGCCAGGGTTTCACCGGTAAGACGGCCACATTCCACTGTGAGCAGACGCTCGCCTACGGTACTAACCTCGTGGGTGGTGTCTCCCCGAAGCGTGCTGGCCAGGAGCACCTCGGTCTGCCTGTGTTTGGTACGGTGAAGGAAGCTGTCGACAAGACCAAGCCTGATGCATCGGTGATCTACGTCCCCCCTGCTGGTGCTGCCGATGCCATTATTGAGGCCGTAGAGGCTGAAGTGCCTCTGATCGTGGCTATCACCGAGGGCATCCCGCAGAAGGACGAGATCCGCGTGGCCAACGTGCTGAAGCAGCAGAGCAAGTCGCGTCTGATTGGTCCCAACTGCCCTGGTGTGATCAACCCGGAGGGCTGCAAGATCGGTATCATGCCTGCTCACATCCACATGCCCGGCAAGATCGGCATTGTGTCGCGCTCGGGCACGCTGACGTACGAAGCTGTCAACCAGACAACGAACGTCGGCCTTGGTCAGTCGCTCTGTGTCGGTATCGGTGGTGACCCTTACCCGGGCTCCACGACCGTCGATCTCGTCAAGATGTACCTGGAGGATGAGCGCACGGAGGGTATCGTGATCATTGGTGAGATTGGTGGCAGCATGGAGGAAGACGCTGCTGAGTACCTCGAGAAGTACAACCTGACCCGCCCTAACCCCAAGCCCGTGGTCGCATTCATCGCTGGTCGCACGGCCCCTCCCGGTCGTCGTATGGGCCACGCCGGTGCTATCATTAGCGGCGGCAAGGGTGGTGCCGACTCCAAGGTCAACTCACTCCAGAAGGCCGGTGCCGTGGTCGCTGACAGTCCCGCCAAGATCGGCGAGCTCATGCTCCAGGCTATGAAGCAAGCCGGCAGGGCTTAA
- a CDS encoding vacuolar protein sorting-associated protein VTA1 — MLPDVPAALQGVASMLARADQVAKADPVIAYWCKYYAAQIGIEEAAGKADAQAFLMRLMDDLERLKAELSTQEAVHSETVAYAYVENFALRIFLGADNEDRQGHATKATAQAFVAASKFLEVLRAFGPLDDDVQTKIKYAKWRATQIHKALRSGQSPAPGPSAPRTEEEEVVSQLTTPPPREPPALAPPPDHTEPSLPSVPTQHEGEALHTSVQGTHAREEAAPTASPAPPQEAETADCLLSVRDIAHVQKLSRWASSALDYEDIETARKHLREALIMLDAAASQQP; from the exons ATGCTACCTGATGTGCCGGCCGCCCTTCAAGGCGTCGCCTCGATGCtcgcccgtgccgaccAGGTGGCCAAGGCAGATCCTGTGATAGCATACTGGT GCAAGTACTATGCCGCACAGATCGGGATTGAGGAAGCGGCTGGCAAGGCGGATGCCCAGGCCTTTCTCATGCGGCTCATGGATGACCTGGAGCGC CTGAAAGCAGAGCTCTCTACGCAAGAAGCCGTCCACAGTGAGACAGTCGCGTATGCCTACGTGGAAAACTTCGCCCTACGCATCTTTTTAGGAGCAGACAATGAGGATCGTCAAGGGCATGCGACAAA GGCCACAGCGCAAGCTTTTGTCGCGGCCTCCAAGTTTTTAGAGGTGCTGCGAGCCTTTGGTCCcttggacgacgacgtacAGACCAAGATCAAGTATGCGAAATGGAGAGCGACGCAGATTCACAAGGCATTGCGCAGCGGCCAGTCACCAGCGCCTGGTCCTtcagcgcctcgcacggaggaagaagaggtGGTATCACAGCTCACAACGCCTCCGCCCAGGGAGCCGCCCGCCCTGGCTCCACCACCTGACCACACAGAGCCGTCGCTGCCCTCTGTACCTACCCAACACGAAGGTGAAGCGTTACATACAAGTGTACAAGGGACGCATGCACGCGAAGAGGCAGCACCAACAGCCTCACCCGCCCCCCCTCAAGAGGCAGAAACAGCCGACTGTCTCTTGTCGGTGCGAGACATTGCACACGTCCAAAAACTGTCGCGCTGGGCCTCAAGTGCACTAGACTATGAAGATATCGAAACGGCACGCAAGCACCTGCGTGAAGCCCTTATTATGCTTGATGCTGCCGCCTCACAGCAGCCGTAA
- a CDS encoding protein N-lysine methyltransferase METTL21D, which translates to MGPNFPEALAIAPQAPSTGADDVAWAHDSADDIAQYGIAGRIWESAFLVESYVHAPSTWTWDPPRTIVGAPQARTILELGSGVGTAGLTTAMALDTRQTHDLIVTDLPDVCPLLARNTRDFHREGVRVHVRPLAWGDQDAARRILHEFRPTHLLCSDLVYFPDLLAPLLHTLLDVTDRVPDAQVVIAYKIRSLTKEQPFWTALGVWFDMAWTQCSTGPDQPLAPFGSHASHFVHKPPCDAQGKPLDDFFVLVAHRKSHTLTWTRPSAPATLLSGMHMVDGLAVPGEGTDTFEWMILSSASDAYLH; encoded by the coding sequence ATGGGGCCCAATTTTCCCGAGGCCCTGGCCATTGCGCCCCAAGCGCccagcacaggcgccgacgacgtcgcaTGGGCCCATGACAGTGCGGACGACATTGCGCAGTACGGCATCGCAGGCCGGATCTGGGAGTCGGCATTCCTTGTCGAGTCGTACGTACATGCCCCCAGCACATGGACATGGGATCCGCCGCGCACCATCGTAGGCGCGCCTCAGGCACGCACGATTTTGGAGTTGGGCTCAGGCGTAGGCACAGCAGGTCTCACGACAGCTATGGCTCTTGATACACGGCAGACGCACGACTTGATCGTGACAGACCTGCCGGACGTCTGTCCGCTCTTGGCTAGAAACACACGCGACTTCCATCGCGAGGGCGTTCGCGTGCATGTTCGGCCTTTGGCGTGGGGCGATCAGgacgcagcgcggcgcatcctgcacgagTTTCGTCCTACGCACCTCCTCTGCTCCGACCTGGTGTACTTCCCCGACTTGCTGGCGCCGCTTCTCCACACGCTATTGGACGTGACCGACCGCGTGCCGGACGCTCAGGTGGTCATAGCGTACAAAATCCGCTCGCTGACCAAGGAGCAGCCATTTTGgacggcgctgggcgtTTGGTTCGATATGGCATGGACGCAGTGCAGCACAGGTCCCGACCAGCCGCTCGCTCCGTTCGGAAGTCACGCCTCGCACTTCGTGCACAAGCCgccgtgcgatgcgcaAGGCAAGCCGCTGGACGACTTCTTCGTGCTCGTCGCCCACCGCAAGTCGCATACGCTTACATGGACGcggccatcggcgccgGCCACTCTGCTGAGCGGCATGCACATGGTCGACGGGCTTGCTGTGCCAGGCGAGGGCACAGACACGTTTGAGTGGATGATACTGAGTTCAGCGAGTGATGCATATCTACATTAG
- a CDS encoding deoxyhypusine monooxygenase — MLPDIDALEASLLNTSGTVKLDVRFRTLFTLKGIAALSEEKRLRVIDIISRALNDDSALLKHELAYVLGQIKDTRALPRLEQVLSDEKEHAMVRHEAAEAMGAISSPSVLPVLQKYLHDNDASIRETCHLAIHKIELDNSEAGRREQALKELREKEHGDALSAARAATAPIDPAPATVMVAGTKDTDQNVYTLENVPKFREALLDRSLSLFERYRAMFALRNTVQQGGEAAQGPAVQALIEALCDDSALFKHEICFVFGELCHPASIQAMARVLNDDREHEMVRHEAAEALGAILEEGCEPNESESDKVIQILRRFANDASAPRVVRESCIVALDEIAYNQDPTQFQRVE, encoded by the coding sequence ATGCTGCCTGACATAGACGCTCTCGAGGCGTCGTTGCTGAATACGTCAGGCACTGTCAAGCTTGATGTGCGCTTCCGTACTTTATTCACCCTCAAGGGAATTGCGGCGCTGTCAGAGGAGAAGCGCCTGCGTGTGATTGATATCATTTCTAGGGCGCTGAATGACGACTCAGCGCTGTTGAAGCACGAGCTTGCCTACGTGTTGGGTCAGATCAAGGATACGCGCGCGCTTCCGCGCCTGGAACAAGTACTCTCCGATGAAAAGGAACACGCGATGGTGCGTCATGAGGCTGCTGAGGCTATGGGTGCGATTTCCTCGCCGAGCGTTCTGCCAGTGCTACAAAAATACCTGCACGATAACGACGCATCGATCCGAGAGACGTGCCATTTGGCTATTCACAAAATTGAGCTTGACAATTCTGAAGCTGGTCGGCGCGAGCAGGCACTCAAGGAACTGCGCGAGAAGGAGCATGGCGATGCACTCAGtgcggctcgtgcagcaACAGCGCCCATTGATCCGGCGCCTGCTACAGTGATGGTTGCTGGCACAAAGGACACAGACCAAAATGTGTACACTCTGGAAAATGTTCCCAAGTTCCGCGAGGCACTGTTGGACCGCTCGCTAAGTCTCTTTGAGCGTTACCGCGCAATGTTTGCGCTTCGAAATACGGTACAGCAGGGTGGCGAAGCTGCACAAGGTCCAGCTGTACAGGCGCTCATCGAGGCATTGTGTGATGACAGTGCTCTGTTCAAGCATGAAATATGTTTTGTATTTGGTGAACTGTGCCACCCAGCGTCCATCCAGGCTATGGCTCGCGTACTCAATGATGACCGCGAGCACGAAATGGTGCGTCACGAGGCAGCCGAAGCACTCGGTGCTATTCTCGAAGAGGGCTGTGAGCCGAATGAATCGGAGTCGGATAAGGTGATTCAGATCCTCCGGCGCTTTGCGAACGATGCATCGGCACCGCGCGTTGTGCGGGAAAGTTGCATCGTGGCGTTGGATGAGATCGCCTACAACCAAGACCCCACGCAATTTCAACGTGTGGAGTAA
- a CDS encoding mRNA turnover protein 4 — MARTKRAKVVSLTQTKAKTREHKENLIETIRESANQYAYVWIFAVSNMRNTYLGEVRKLWTGSKIFFGKLRVIAKALGETPEEEIRPGLGQIAKRLRGNVGLLFTDSPPAEVLDWCMDYRRLDYARMGNRATETIELPAGPVYCRTDPPETLPHNIEPQLRALGMPTQLKRGVPTLLENFVVCRKGEKLTAERAQILKHLIVQMAHFRLIPLTYWSAVGAPGDDSEGAVVDVPVSEEDRELIEDSRTGGRKDQEDEMPEDEMDAIEARDQAMMMPPGL, encoded by the coding sequence ATGGCACGGACAAAGCGCGCCAAAGTCGTGTCGCTGACGCAGACCAAGGCCAAGACCCGCGAGCACAAAGAGAACCTGATCGAAACGATACGTGAGTCTGCGAATCAGTATGCATATGTCTGGATCTTTGCCGTGAGTAATATGCGGAATACATACCTGGGTGAAGTGCGTAAGCTGTGGACCGGATCCAAAATCTTTTTTGGCAAGCTGCGTGTGATTGCCAAGGCGCTGGGAGAGACACCAGAGGAAGAAATTCGCCCTGGTCTAGGCCAAATTGCTAAACGCCTGCGAGGCAATGTTGGCTTGCTCTTTACAGACTCTCCCCCTGCTGAAGTGCTCGATTGGTGTATGGACTACCGCCGTTTGGACTACGCACGTATGGGCAACCGAGCCACCGAGACCATTGAACTTCCCGCTGGTCCTGTGTACTGCCGCACGGATCCTCCAGAGACGCTCCCCCACAACATTGAGCCGCAGCTTCGTGCCCTCGGCATGCCGACCCAACTCAAGCGCGGTGTACCAACGCTCTTGGAAAACTTTGTGGTGTGCCGCAAGGGCGAAAAGCTCACGGCTGAGCGTGCACAAATTCTCAAGCATCTAATCGTGCAAATGGCTCACTTTCGTCTGATTCCTCTGACGTACTGGTCGGCCGTCGGCGCGCCCGGCGACGACTCAGAGGGCGCTGTGGTCGATGTACCCGTGTCAGAAGAGGATCGCGAGCTGATCGAGGACTCGCGCACAGGAGGCCGCAAGGATCAGGAAGACGAAATGCCAGAAGACGAGATGGATGCTATCGAGGCTCGCGATCAGGCCATGATGATGCCACCAGGTTTGTAG
- a CDS encoding protein MPE1 — MATSAVYYKFRSQREPQRLTFDGTGISVWELKREILLQNKMGKGTDFDLCVYNADTDEEYKDDNFSIPRATHVTVRRLPASKPGRGTAQLYVTDTMAPTAAAGLDVPAPPPTTAAPSMPYRGPMSKRFDGRDAPATSEPSAPIQSAVIDHQQDEASKIAAMFQASTEQWEETQERMAHATYRERSGAPRRGPPTGRYAPPAVERPPPPPGFICYRCGQKGHWIQDCPTNDNPEYDNRRFKRTTGIPKSMLRTVEQSTAENMTGVMVTPDGSYVIATPDSGSWQRTRARARPLSKTDVYQSMPSDPTLACPLCTKLMRDAVKTSCCQTSFCEECVQTHLFEHDFVCPECEKRIPDIEMLKIDDVLRKKIREYVEKAIARSEEAFEQGTGVDEEAAQQAAVSEFAATGQQDKGSSDEPPAAEAATAAAPPPPPPENTAAAPAPSGPTFQPQLVQQLVMMLQNPQLPMPMRMQLQMQLQFQQMLFFQSFAGMPPPPAPDTTKRRHADEDATDRHDKQTRLM; from the coding sequence ATGGCAACGTCCGCGGTATACTACAAGTTCCGCTCGCAGCGTGAGCCGCAGAGGCTCACGTTCGACGGAACGGGCATCAGTGTATGGGAACTGAAGCGCGAGATCCTGTTGCAAAACAAAATGGGCAAGGGCACTGACTTTGATCTGTGCGTGTACAATGCCGATACCGACGAAGAGTACAAAGACGACAATTTTTCGATtccgcgcgcgacgcatgtCACTGTGCGTCGACTTCCCGCATCCAAGCCAgggcgcggcacggcgcagctgtATGTGACAGACACAATGGCACCCACAGCTGCCGCTGGGCTAGATGtgcccgcgccgccaccgacgacgGCCGCTCCAAGCATGCCGTACCGTGGCCCCATGTCCAAGCGCTTCGATGGACGCGATGCCCCCGCTACGTCCGAGCCGTCCGCCCCCATCCAGTCTGCTGTGATAGACCATCAGCAGGATGAGGCGTCCAAAATTGCTGCCATGTTCCAGGCCTCCACCGAGCAGTGGGAAGAAACCCAGGAGCGTATGGCCCATGCGACGTACCGTGAGCGTAGTGGTGCACCGCGCCGCGGTCCACCGACGGGACGgtatgcgccgcccgccgTCGAGCGACCCCCGCCCCCACCTGGCTTTATCTGCTACCGCTGCGGCCAAAAAGGCCATTGGATCCAAGACTGCCCCACGAACGACAACCCCGAGTACGACAACCGGCGTTTTAAGCGCACGACGGGTATCCCAAAAAGCATGCTCAGAACTGTCGAGCAGTCCACGGCCGAAAACATGACAGGTGTCATGGTCACGCCCGATGGTTCCTACGTCATTGCTACGCCTGACTCAGGGTCCTGGCAGCGGACGCGTGCGAGAGCACGACCGCTGTCGAAAACAGACGTGTATCAGTCGATGCCGTCTGATCCGACACTAGCCTGCCCGCTGTGCACGAAGCTgatgcgcgatgccgtgAAGACATCATGCTGTCAAACGTCCTTTTGTGAAGAGTGCGTCCAGACGCACCTCTTTGAGCACGACTTTGTGTGTCCCGAGTGTGAGAAGCGCATTCCCGATATCGAAATGCTCAAAatcgacgacgtgcttcGCAAGAAGATTCGCGAGTACGTGGAAAAGGCCATTGCTCGCAGCGAAGAGGCCTTTGAGCAGGGCACGGGTGTGGACGAGGAAGCGGCTCAGCAGGCGGCAGTGTCCGAGTTTGCTGCGACGGGGCAGCAAGACAAGGGGTCATCTGACGAGCCTCCCgctgccgaggcggcgacggcggcagcgccgcctccgccgccaccgGAGAACACGGCGGCAGCACCCGCGCCGAGCGGACCCACCTTCCAGCCCCAGTtggtgcagcagctcgtcatgATGCTGCAGAATCCCCAGCtgccgatgccgatgcgcatgcaacTGCAGATGCAGCTGCAATTTCAGCAGATGCTCTTTTTCCAGTCTTTTGCAGGtatgccgccgcctccaGCACCCGATACCACGAAGCGACGGCATGCGGACGAAGACGCTACCGACCGCCATGACAAACAAACCCGACTAATGTAG